A section of the Sceloporus undulatus isolate JIND9_A2432 ecotype Alabama chromosome 3, SceUnd_v1.1, whole genome shotgun sequence genome encodes:
- the LIPI gene encoding lipase member I isoform X2, which translates to MWMVRAAVQNSPMLRLCIFTCFLAVKAGNALIGTNLKVQILLYTRRNPNCAESFSDRDDYNLTASIHLNVTKKTIIIIHGYRPTGAPPVWIDKIKDLLLERENVNIIIVDWNRGATTMNYPSAVSNAKKLVDILKNMIDQMRENGASLDSIYMIGVSLGAHVAGFVGKAYNGKIGRITGLDPAGPSFTGKLPHERLDYSDAQFVDVIHTDIDALGYRKPLGNIDFYPNGGTDQPGCPKTILGGIAHYFKCDHQRSVFLYMSSLEDNCNVTAYPCDSYVDYRNGKCVSCEAFHPLPCPVLGYYADKWKERLIEKNPPVTTAYFDTSDKDPFCMYHYFVDIIIWNKISREGFIKIKITDNAGNTTESKINSDAAAFHQYKQAKILAGFYPDFDNISKIALTYSTSNTVGPKYKLRVLEMRLKSLSNSERIQLCRYDFTLLENIETTFKPIPCHDIIE; encoded by the exons ATGTGGATGGTACGTGCCGCTGTTCAAAACTCACCAATGCTGAGACTGTGTATCTTCACCTGCTTCTTGGCAGTAAAAGCAG GTAATGCGTTGATTGGTACAAATCTGAAAGTGCAAATACTTCTGTATACAAGGAGAAATCCAAACTGTGCTGAGAGTTTCAGTGACCGTGATGACTACAATCTAACAGCATCTATACATCTAAATGTGACCAAGAAAACGATAATTATTATCCATGGCTACAGACCCACAGGAGCTCCACCAGTGTGGATTGACAAAATTAAAGATCTACTGCTTGAAAGAGAAAATGTCAACATCATAATAGTGGATTGGAATCGGGGTGCCACAACAATGAATTATCCTAGCGCTGTTTCAAATGCCAAGAAATTGGTAGATATCTTGAAGAATATGATTGACCAAATGCGG GAAAATGGAGCATCTCTCGACTCTATTTATATGATTGGAGTAAGCCTTGGTGCTCATGTAGCAGGATTTGTTGGAAAGGCATACAATGGCAAAATTGGGAGAATTACAG gtCTTGATCCAGCAGGACCATCATTTACTGGAAAGTTGCCCCATGAAAGATTGGATTACAGTGATGCACAGTTTGTTGATGTTATTCATACTGATAttgatg CTTTGGGCTACAGGAAACCTTTGGGAAACATTGATTTCTATCCAAATGGAGGAACAGATCAACCTGGATGTCCAAAAACAATACTTGGTG GAATAGCTCATTATTTCAAGTGCGATCATCAAAGATCTGTTTTTTTGTATATGTCATCTTTGGAAGACAACTGTAATGTAACTGCATACCCTTGCGATTCATATGTAGATTATAGGAATGGAAAATGTGTGAGCTGTGAAGCTTTTCATCCACTTCCATGCCCAGTTCTTG GTTATTATGCTGATAAATGGAAGGAGCGTTTAATTGAAAAGAACCCTCCTGTGACAACAGCATACTTTGACACTTCTGACAAAGACCCATTCTGTA TGTATCATTACTTTGTGGATATTATTATCTGGAACAAAATCAGTAGGGAAGGTTTCATAAAAATCAAAATAACAGATAATGCGGGAAACACAACAGAATCCAAAATTAATAG TGATGCAGCTGCATTTCACCAATATAAACAAGCCAAGATACTTGCTGGATTCTACCCAGATTTTGACAATATATCAAAAATTGCCTTGACATACTCAACCAGCAATACAGTTGGCCCAAAGTACAAGCTTAGGGTCCTAGAAATGAGATTAAAGTCTCTTTCAAATTCTGAAAG gattCAGCTATGTAGATATGATTTCACATTGCTTGAAAATATCGAAACAACCTTTAAACCTATTCCATGCCATGACATCATTGAGTGA
- the RBM11 gene encoding splicing regulator RBM11, producing the protein PKLEYFFSLGLAVKRAAKCRGGGGLPAALQLPLATLGSPPRPLPPSPSLALPHSSAVPEAGGRILVPVAMATSERGEEPDRTLFVGNLESRVQEEILYELFLQAGPVTKVTICKDKDGKPKAFGFVCFKHTESVPYAIALLNGIRLYGRPIKLQYRFGSSHSVDLNSPCKVMETDVQPPTYRTGEPYGGSPVSPFQMNNGPYQRYSAYQNMMTYLLAQQYAPFNPIGQQFPCYQMATPPPPGFLISPYLNPGQISFDSVYSEIKNHTNNLVKAGRYKRKRTQESSDSDSSMENERKKTRRK; encoded by the exons cccaaactggaatatttcttcaGCTTGGGTCTTGCCGTAAAGCGCGCTGCCAAGTGTCGCGGTGGCGGCGGCCTCCCTGCCGCTTTACAGCTTCCCCTGGCAACCCTGGGCTCCCCGCCgcggcccctccctccctccccttctctcgCGCTTCCTCATAGCTCCGCTGTTCCTGAGGCGGGGGGGAGGATCCTTGTCCCTGTCGCCATGGCAACCTCAGAACGAGGGGAGGAGCCAGACCGGACCCTTTTCGTGGGGAACCTGGAGAGCCGCGTCCAGGAGGAGATTCTCTACGAGCTCTTCCTGCAG GCTGGACCAGTAACCAAAGTGACCATATGCAAGGACAAAGATGGAAAACCCAAGGCTTTTGGATTTGTCTGCTTTAAACACACAGAGTCAGTGCCTTATGCCATAGCTTTGCTGAATGGGATTCGTTTATATGGAAGACCAATTAAACTGCAATACCGGTTTG GAAGTTCTCATTCTGTAGATTTAAATAGTCCCTGCAAAGTTATGGAAACTGATGTACAGCCACCAACATAcag GACTGGAGAGCCTTATGGTGGTAGCCCTGTTAGTCCTTTTCAGATGAATAATGGTCCATATCAGCGTTATTCTGCCTATCAAAACATG ATGACATACCTCTTAGCACAGCAGTATGCTCCTTTCAACCCAATTGGACAACAGTTTCCTTGCTACCAGATGGCAACACCACCACCTCCGGGTTTTCTTATATCACCGTACCTGAATCCAGGACAAATCTCTTTTGACTCtgtctattcagaaataaagAATCACACAAATAATCTAGTGAAGGCAGGCagatataaaaggaaaagaactCAGGAATCTAGTGACAGTGACAGTAGCAtggaaaatgaaaggaaaaaaacacgGAGAAAATGA
- the LIPI gene encoding lipase member I isoform X1, giving the protein MWMVRAAVQNSPMLRLCIFTCFLAVKADVEQECPKFTDLNIGNALIGTNLKVQILLYTRRNPNCAESFSDRDDYNLTASIHLNVTKKTIIIIHGYRPTGAPPVWIDKIKDLLLERENVNIIIVDWNRGATTMNYPSAVSNAKKLVDILKNMIDQMRENGASLDSIYMIGVSLGAHVAGFVGKAYNGKIGRITGLDPAGPSFTGKLPHERLDYSDAQFVDVIHTDIDALGYRKPLGNIDFYPNGGTDQPGCPKTILGGIAHYFKCDHQRSVFLYMSSLEDNCNVTAYPCDSYVDYRNGKCVSCEAFHPLPCPVLGYYADKWKERLIEKNPPVTTAYFDTSDKDPFCMYHYFVDIIIWNKISREGFIKIKITDNAGNTTESKINSDAAAFHQYKQAKILAGFYPDFDNISKIALTYSTSNTVGPKYKLRVLEMRLKSLSNSERIQLCRYDFTLLENIETTFKPIPCHDIIE; this is encoded by the exons ATGTGGATGGTACGTGCCGCTGTTCAAAACTCACCAATGCTGAGACTGTGTATCTTCACCTGCTTCTTGGCAGTAAAAGCAG ATGTAGAACAAGAATGTCCTAAATTTACTGATTTAAATATAGGTAATGCGTTGATTGGTACAAATCTGAAAGTGCAAATACTTCTGTATACAAGGAGAAATCCAAACTGTGCTGAGAGTTTCAGTGACCGTGATGACTACAATCTAACAGCATCTATACATCTAAATGTGACCAAGAAAACGATAATTATTATCCATGGCTACAGACCCACAGGAGCTCCACCAGTGTGGATTGACAAAATTAAAGATCTACTGCTTGAAAGAGAAAATGTCAACATCATAATAGTGGATTGGAATCGGGGTGCCACAACAATGAATTATCCTAGCGCTGTTTCAAATGCCAAGAAATTGGTAGATATCTTGAAGAATATGATTGACCAAATGCGG GAAAATGGAGCATCTCTCGACTCTATTTATATGATTGGAGTAAGCCTTGGTGCTCATGTAGCAGGATTTGTTGGAAAGGCATACAATGGCAAAATTGGGAGAATTACAG gtCTTGATCCAGCAGGACCATCATTTACTGGAAAGTTGCCCCATGAAAGATTGGATTACAGTGATGCACAGTTTGTTGATGTTATTCATACTGATAttgatg CTTTGGGCTACAGGAAACCTTTGGGAAACATTGATTTCTATCCAAATGGAGGAACAGATCAACCTGGATGTCCAAAAACAATACTTGGTG GAATAGCTCATTATTTCAAGTGCGATCATCAAAGATCTGTTTTTTTGTATATGTCATCTTTGGAAGACAACTGTAATGTAACTGCATACCCTTGCGATTCATATGTAGATTATAGGAATGGAAAATGTGTGAGCTGTGAAGCTTTTCATCCACTTCCATGCCCAGTTCTTG GTTATTATGCTGATAAATGGAAGGAGCGTTTAATTGAAAAGAACCCTCCTGTGACAACAGCATACTTTGACACTTCTGACAAAGACCCATTCTGTA TGTATCATTACTTTGTGGATATTATTATCTGGAACAAAATCAGTAGGGAAGGTTTCATAAAAATCAAAATAACAGATAATGCGGGAAACACAACAGAATCCAAAATTAATAG TGATGCAGCTGCATTTCACCAATATAAACAAGCCAAGATACTTGCTGGATTCTACCCAGATTTTGACAATATATCAAAAATTGCCTTGACATACTCAACCAGCAATACAGTTGGCCCAAAGTACAAGCTTAGGGTCCTAGAAATGAGATTAAAGTCTCTTTCAAATTCTGAAAG gattCAGCTATGTAGATATGATTTCACATTGCTTGAAAATATCGAAACAACCTTTAAACCTATTCCATGCCATGACATCATTGAGTGA